In Risungbinella massiliensis, the genomic stretch ATCCAAGAATAGTAGTTGAAATCCATAGTGTATTTAATAATAGGAATCCAATCGTGCTAGCTATACCACCTGAAGCGAAAAAAGACACATATACTCCTGGAAAGAAATTTAATACAATGGTTAAAATATAGATTCTCCCATTCCATTTGTGAAATGGAAGATATTTCACACGTAAGCGTTTGATTAATCCCATTGGTCCTGTCACTAAGGCTACAAGTGCAAGAATTATATGAATCTGAATTATCAAGATCCATGTTTCTCGATTAGTCAAAATGTTATCTTTTTTAGCTAAGAAAGCGCTAAACGACGGATCAACCATGAAATTTTTGGAGAGTGTATGCATTACCCACATTATTGCCACAATGCATAAGATCATTATGAAGCGTTTACGTTTCATGAAAAAAATACTCCTTATGAAAAAATAGTAGGATGGGTCATAATGTACAATGCAACGATAATGAAACAGGAGGTAATTACCTAACTAACAGGATAAATAACATATCTGCCAAAATAACTAGTTCATTCTAAATATGAAACTTATCACCCATCAAGCTTTTTAATTGCTTAACTAATGCGGTTGGAGCTTTTTTTGGCGAGCCAGCATCAAAAGGGGGATGGGGATCATATTCCAAAATCAACTGAGCGGTTTTGCTTGCATCTTCTCCCCTGTTACGATTTTTCCTTGACGTTTGAATTTCTTTGATTCTAAAAGTCCTAATATATACAATTTTCAAATTAGATAAAGTCCCTTGTACTACCCGTCGTATAGTTAGTCAAAATAGCCAATTTTACTATAAATCAGTTTTTTATCAAACTTCTTCTATTTAAACGAAATAATATGGTTTACGGAAGATACTTTTAAGAAGGAAAATCAAGTTTTGATGATTCGTTTTTTATTGTATATAGGGACAAAAATTTAAGAAATAGCTCTTTTGGCTCAAATTATATACAAGGATAAGCCCCATACCTCGACATTCCATAATAACCATTTTAAATAGAGCATGTTGCATAATGAGCCTAAAGCCAGAGGTTTTCCCCTTTTGAGATGCGACTTTGAGCGGTAGGGAGCCGGAGCAGATCCCTCAGGACAGGCAGGACAAGCAGAATCGGGAAAACCGGCGGCTTGCCTATGTTTAACTTTGATTTTTGCAACAAGCTATAAATAGATTAATCACCCTTTTGAAAATCTGGCAGTGTGTTGAACCGTTTCCTGAACATATATACTTTTATAAGGTAAAACAACTTGTTCGCAAGAGACTTTGAAAATGAATTAAAATTGTACACACAAAAAAAGGCACAAAATGGCTTCCTCATTTTGCACCTCTTACTTTTAT encodes the following:
- a CDS encoding DUF2306 domain-containing protein, whose product is MKRKRFIMILCIVAIMWVMHTLSKNFMVDPSFSAFLAKKDNILTNRETWILIIQIHIILALVALVTGPMGLIKRLRVKYLPFHKWNGRIYILTIVLNFFPGVYVSFFASGGIASTIGFLLLNTLWISTTILGYVSIRKNKLQQHIKWMTRSLFLSFANMTIYIIVAVTHYGFKFEYGLSYSIAVWLCWIINLLFAEWVIRKKILV